From the genome of Chitinophagales bacterium:
TTTTCATATTCTATTCCGTATTTTAGTGCTTCATCTTCCCACCACGAGGAAACAACATTCAATGTTAAACGTCCATTACTGATATTGGCAATGTTTGCAGCCTGTTTAGCAAAGATGGCGGGTTTGTGAAATGTAGGACGAACAGCTATCATCAGTTCAAGTTTTTTTGTAACAGCTGCCAATGCTGCCGTAGTTGTAAGCGCATCCATAGAAGGAGCATCGGCACCTTTTAAATCATTCAGAAATAATTCAGCTATTAATGTAATGTCATAACCAATCTCTTCACTGCGCTGAGCTAAACGCTTAGTATAGTTCCAGCTTGTTTCCATTTGCTCATCATCTACGTTGCGAAGCCAGCCGCCAAAAACAGGTAACCAATATCCAAATTTCATGTGTTTAATTTTTAATGTTTTGAAAGTAGTTCAATAAAATCAACCAGGTTTTTAAAAGGATCAAAACCAATTACATTTTCGGCATCGGCAATAAAATTAGAAAGCGCATTGATATCGTAAAATAACATTTTACCGGTCCTGTCATCAATCATATATTCAATTCCGCCTACATCTATTTTTGCTTCAGCTACAATTTTTTCTACAGCAGTTATCACTTCTTCAGGCGGTGTAAATGGCTCTACTTTAATTCCTTTTTTTGTAGCAGTTGTTAAGCATACTTCACCTATTTCCTCCATGGCTGCAGGCTCAGGTATTTGACAAATCTCAGCCGGACAAAGATTAAAGCTTTCTCCTGATGAATACACTTTAATTGCATAAAGAAACTTGCCGTTTAAAGTTTCTACACGGTTGATATGTCCGCCACGTGCAGGGATAAATTCCTGCACCAAAGCTGTTTCATCTATACCTAATTTAATGGCATCATTTTCAACAGCTTCTTCCAACGCTGATAAGGAATTGAATTTTATAATGCCTGCACCACTGCCGCCAATATTAGGTTTTATCGCAAGCGGAAAGTTTAATTGATTAGCAGCATCCATTATCTGTGATGTATGATTAACAATTATTGATTTAGGGAACTTTAATCCCAGCTTTTTAAACAGCACTAACTGCAATGCTTTGGAAGTTTCAATTTCTGTGGCTCTGGAGCCATTAATAACCCTAACTCCGTTTTCTTCTAAATAGCCAATAAGGGATTTAGAATAAAATATTGCCTGACCATGTCCACGCAAATAAGAAGATGAACTTACTCTGTTTACAACCACACTATATGGTGGTATTTTAAGTGGATCGAACTGATGAAACCCCGCATGTAATTTTTCATAATTTAATCCTCTTTCATCTAAGATTTTAAAAAGAGGCTTGAACCACTCGGGATGCTCATAAAATATACCAATAGGTTTAATCATATAATTTAGTTAATTAAGAAATTAGAAATTCAGGAAACTATAGTACCAATTCTAACTGTAATAAGCACAACAACAGGGGAGCAAATAATACATATCTACAGTGCTTTTGATCTGCAAAAATAACAAACCAATTTCTACACAGCCAAATAATTTGTTAAGGTTATATACTAAACTTAACATTAATGCTTTGTTACTTTTTGCAAAGGTATAAGCGGTTGAAAGACCAACAACAGAAACGTTGCAATTGCTGTTGGGGCTGGCTCCTTATAATGTATTTAAAGAGACCAGCAGCGCCCAATAAGTAATAAAGAATTTTTTTTTATTAAGAATATAACCGTTCTGATAAAAAATCTTATTGTCCAGGCAGTGAAAACAAGGTGCCATTGTTCAAAGTTGACTTTAGCACTGGCCTAACCTTTTGTTTAAAAAACATTAGTGAAAGAAGGATGCTTCCAGCTTTTCACAATACTCTTTTAGGTCTTTAGCCATCTGTTGCATACCCTGTAAAAGAACAGTACGCTCTTCCTCCACAATTTCCGTTTTACCTGCATTCAGGAAACGCCAGGAAAAGACACAATCTGTTTCGTTAATCTCTTTGAAATTAAATTCGTTCACCAATGAAAGCCCCCTCTCTTCGATTTCCCAACTTTCAGCATACGAAATTTCTTTCTCTGTCATTGTCATCTGGATGGGCGAGACGATAGCTTTGTAGTTATTAGAAGTGCAATAATGAATGCTTCCAACGTATACAGCGGGTATATCCTGTTCTACCTTTTGCAGGCCGGACAGCCATTCAGGACGAGTAGGAATGTTCATGAGTACCATATAAGCGTCACGGTAGTTGCATGCAATAGGCAGTTCGTAGTATGCTGCAGATTCTATGGAGTAACCGGCTTGTGGTTTTGGCGATTGGGGAATCTTTTTTCTCTCGTCATTCAGCAGCGCATAGCGATAATCCACCTTTCCAATAGAAGGGTAGTCTTCTGAAGAAACAGACCATTCCATTCCGGCTTCAGTTGATTCAATGGAGTGCTGCAACAGTTTTTCCGTTAGCAGCAGGTACTCATTTGAAGGTACACTGTTTTTAAGAAGCCGGTGGGCAATAATCACATCAGTGCCCGAAAGTTTTGTAAATCCTCCGGCTTTTATTTCACCAACTGATCCATGATGGGCCACAAACTTGAGCGTAAGACTGGTGATTTCTTTGCATGCCTCACAGGGACAGACATTGTGTTGCTGCATCCAGTTCCGCTGAGAATGAAAAGCATTGAAAATCTTAAGGCAGGTGCCCTGTATCTCTTTTTGAGAAGGCGCCGAACCTCTTTTAAACATCAATACTGCATCGCCCTCAATCTCGGAAATCTCATATTCGTCTTTAACTACATCAATAATGGTATTGATAAGCATACTTATGGCAGTGGAGCTGTGGCTGAGCTCGGTATTGGTCATAAATTCAGTAAACCCGCTGATATCCGGAATTAAAATAGTTGCAGTAGATCCAGCCATAATGAAATAGTTGTTTACTAAAGTAAGAAAGATTTACAAGGCGCCGCCTGGTAATTGCTTTTTTACATTTATTTATGAAATTATTTTTATTTCTTGAGCGATGATTAAATATATCATTTGGTCGTCTTGATGCCCATCTGGACACCGAGCTTTTCATATTCAATATCGTTGGGTTCCCATAGTTCAATTTTGTTCCCTTCTATATCAATTATATGAACAAACTTTCCGTAATCAGCTGTTTCAATTTTGTCGACAATTGTTACACCTTCTTTTTTCAGTTCTTCAACGAGACCTTCTAAGCCAGCAACTCTGTAATTGATCATAAAATCTTTTACTGACGGTTCAAAATATTTTGTTGAATCTTTAAACGGACTCCATTGAGTATATCCTTTTTTTGTTGAATCCGTAGCTTGTCTCCACTCGAATACGGTTCCGTATTGATTAGTGTTCAATCCGAGGTGGGTCTTATACCATTCTTTCATCTTGTTAGGGTCTTTACATTTGAAGAAGATTCCCCCGATGCCTGTTACTTTTTTCATTTCAGAATTGCTGGTTGATTTGTTAATTAAATTGCTGGAAGCAATACCAAGCCCGAAGGATGCCGCAAGTGCGAATGAGATGAGCAGTGTTTTTTTCATGCTGTTAAATTATAGTGAGACATTTTGGTTGATTGTATTTGCAAAAAATATAACGCCTTTATCTGGGTTATGTCACTTTCCTTTTACTGATGCGTTAATCATTTATTCTAAAATCTTCAGGTCAATATCATCCAGCTTATTGATATAAAGGCAGCCAACCCCTGTCTTGTGCTTACCTAGTTTTTTCAATGAGGAAGTATGGGCCTGCAGATTCATCAGGTATAGTGAAAGGCTCGCTTTACGGGGAGAGAAACCCATTTTGAACCAATCAACTTCCCGTCCTGTGGAGGGGCTTTAATATCTTAATTTTCCAAAACCAACGATTGAGCTGCCCCACATTTTTGGTTTTTCCCCGGTGACCTTTTGCATTAGGTTGAGTAAAAGAAAACTGTCTTCACGCTTTTGATTATTTTTCACGCTATTAATAAAATCATCGGTACTGGAAGTAGTTTCCTTCGTTTTTACTTCTGCTAATTCCCCCATTTTGATGTTTTTTATTGGGATTGGTTTGACTTTATGCAAGGTATTTGTTCATCAGGAATAAAGGAAGTTTTAAAATAAGAGCCCGCCAAGGAGGCTCATGTAAGTTTTGACTTCTTTTGCTCAGAAATCAGAGTTTAAATGATTTCTGAGATTTATTCTGGCTTACCTGCATGTGGTGTATTGTTGTTTAATTTAACCTTCCAGGGAAAGAAGAGTTTTACTTTTACAGTCTTATTTCTTTACAGCCGAGACGAAGGTTTACAAAGTTTTATATTGGAGGTTTTGCGCTGGATCTTGTAAGTAAGCGATGTTGCCCTCAATAAATTTTTGTAATCCCCTTGTTATGCGTTCGTCCTTCTTGTTGGTCAATAATTCCGGTTTATTATTTATTGTCTTTCCAGCCGTTTCTGTAAACACTTAGTCGGCAGGTTCCCATAGCTCTATCTTATTTCCTTCAATATCCATAATATGAACAAATTTCCCATATTCAGAACCCTCAATTTTGTCAACTATGGTAACGCCATTCTCTTTTAGTTTTTCTACTAATGCTTCAATATTTTGAACCCTATAGTTAATCATAAACTCTTTTGTAGAAGGTGCAAAATATTCACTGCCTTTTTTAAAGGGACTCCATTGGAGGGAGTTTATTTCGTCAGGCCGGCTTAGATTTCTGGATTCAAAAGTAGAACCCCAGTCATTGACATCAAGTCCTAAATTTTTAGCATACCATTCTCTGGTTTCTTTTGGGTTGTCAGAAAAAAAGAAAATTCCTCCAATTCCTGTCACCTTTGGAATATTGTCATTTGATGAACCTGTATTCCCGAGCTCATTTTTTTGTTCTTCCATTTTTTTGTTTTTTTATTTGTGTATCAATGTCCATTAAACTAATTTTTAACTGAATTTCTTTTTAAAATTAATGAACTGATAAGTGTTACAACCAATCCAACGGGCAAAATTTCAACATAAGTCATCATCGCATTAAAGAATGGATTTTTATACATCGCGGAGAAGTTCGCCATTTGTGTTGTTTGCTTATCTATCTCTACCTGGCTTGCTCCGCTTGCTCTCAGCTGGTTAAGGGAATGAGCTGAATATTTTTCCATAAAATCGGGAATGAAATAAAAATAGTCAATAAGCCAGGCCACAACATATATGGTTGAAGCGATTAAAACAATCATGATCCCGATCTTGAATGCTTTGCCAAAACTGATAACTCCTTTATTGTATTTATCTCTGTAATTGCGAATTGCAACAAACACTAGTGAAAAGGCGAGGAGCATAGAAGCATGCCCGATGAGCATACTGCTGTCATAATCAATGTTGCCTTTACAATGGCTCAGGTAGTTTACAGTAGACAGCATTGAAATAGAAACAGCAATGCCTGCAATAAGCCCGTAGATGATAATATTCTTTGTCATTTCTTTATTTCTTTGTTGGTGCAAATGTGGCTGTGGCCCAACTTTTTCTTCTCATACTTTCGGCTATTTTTCTTAAATCACGCAGACTTTCATACCAAAGTATGAGATTAAGGAATGAGGCTAAAGCGTTTTGCCTTTTCAATCGCTTGTATCCGTCTTTTCACATCTAATTTTATAAAAAGATTTTGGTTGTGTGTTTTAACGGTGCTTAATGAAACAAAAATTTTTGCAGATATTTCTTCGTTGCTGTGCCCTTGTGCCATTAAGTTAAGAATTTCCAATTCCCTTTTGCTGAGTTCCAACTGAGAGATAAGGGAGGTATTGATGATAAAATTTTCATTCCGTGTTACATACACTTCTTTTTCCACCAACAAGGTTTCAATTTTTGGTTTTGAAAGTTTTAGTGCAAGCCATATTCCCAGTGCTGTAAAAATGAAGGCAATAAAGCCAGTATAGATTATAAAAGAGTGGTCAAAAATGATAAAGCGATTTTGTTATCGGTCATGGTACAAATATTCAAAACCTGCAGTTATATAAGCGTTCGCACTGTAGCCACAGAATTACCGCTACTATTAAATATATCCGGTTCATTCGCCTCATCATTATTGGATGTGATGTAATATAGTTTCAAGTCTGTATTAAGGTGGTTACATGCAATGTCGTTTGTTTGAGTTTCCACTTATTGATGTTAACGCCCTTCAACAAAAGCCATAAGCAAAATGATAATTCGCCAATAAACGAGGGAATCAGAATGGCGGGAGATATTATATTCGCAAATGACGGTGCAAGAATCAGTGCAAAGCTGTTTATTAAATAACATAATCCGGCAATTTGCATCATATACCCTATAGTCCCAGGTAGATAGCCAGACTTAATAATCAAATACCCAAGAACAAGGCACTCAATGCCGAAAAATATGAGACCCATGCCAAATCCGTATTCATCTTCCCTGATAGAAAGATATGCAAGAGTGTTTAGCTGGCTTGAATTAAATGCTTTCAGGTAATCCGAGCTTCCCAATAGAAATAATGTATGAAAAAGATTTAATTTGTAAGAAACCATAACAGCAGTCTGTACCAAATTGAATACCACAGCAATT
Proteins encoded in this window:
- a CDS encoding VOC family protein, whose amino-acid sequence is MEEQKNELGNTGSSNDNIPKVTGIGGIFFFSDNPKETREWYAKNLGLDVNDWGSTFESRNLSRPDEINSLQWSPFKKGSEYFAPSTKEFMINYRVQNIEALVEKLKENGVTIVDKIEGSEYGKFVHIMDIEGNKIELWEPAD
- a CDS encoding VOC family protein — translated: MKKVTGIGGIFFKCKDPNKMKEWYKTHLGLNTNQYGTVFEWRQATDSTKKGYTQWSPFKDSTKYFEPSVKDFMINYRVAGLEGLVEELKKEGVTIVDKIETADYGKFVHIIDIEGNKIELWEPNDIEYEKLGVQMGIKTTK
- a CDS encoding DNA-binding response regulator, translated to MIFDHSFIIYTGFIAFIFTALGIWLALKLSKPKIETLLVEKEVYVTRNENFIINTSLISQLELSKRELEILNLMAQGHSNEEISAKIFVSLSTVKTHNQNLFIKLDVKRRIQAIEKAKRFSLIP
- a CDS encoding DUF2652 domain-containing protein yields the protein MAGSTATILIPDISGFTEFMTNTELSHSSTAISMLINTIIDVVKDEYEISEIEGDAVLMFKRGSAPSQKEIQGTCLKIFNAFHSQRNWMQQHNVCPCEACKEITSLTLKFVAHHGSVGEIKAGGFTKLSGTDVIIAHRLLKNSVPSNEYLLLTEKLLQHSIESTEAGMEWSVSSEDYPSIGKVDYRYALLNDERKKIPQSPKPQAGYSIESAAYYELPIACNYRDAYMVLMNIPTRPEWLSGLQKVEQDIPAVYVGSIHYCTSNNYKAIVSPIQMTMTEKEISYAESWEIEERGLSLVNEFNFKEINETDCVFSWRFLNAGKTEIVEEERTVLLQGMQQMAKDLKEYCEKLEASFFH
- a CDS encoding DUF4199 domain-containing protein, yielding MTKNIIIYGLIAGIAVSISMLSTVNYLSHCKGNIDYDSSMLIGHASMLLAFSLVFVAIRNYRDKYNKGVISFGKAFKIGIMIVLIASTIYVVAWLIDYFYFIPDFMEKYSAHSLNQLRASGASQVEIDKQTTQMANFSAMYKNPFFNAMMTYVEILPVGLVVTLISSLILKRNSVKN
- a CDS encoding DUF4386 domain-containing protein, which gives rise to MNPNNKTTETSPQILTRAGGVLYLIIIVAGIFSELFIRSKLIVSGDPAATAHNIIASQFLWRLGIAGDLLMHVCDVPLMVIFYVLLRPVNKNLALIAVVFNLVQTAVMVSYKLNLFHTLFLLGSSDYLKAFNSSQLNTLAYLSIREDEYGFGMGLIFFGIECLVLGYLIIKSGYLPGTIGYMMQIAGLCYLINSFALILAPSFANIISPAILIPSFIGELSFCLWLLLKGVNINKWKLKQTTLHVTTLIQT